A genomic region of Serinus canaria isolate serCan28SL12 chromosome 1A, serCan2020, whole genome shotgun sequence contains the following coding sequences:
- the CPSF6 gene encoding cleavage and polyadenylation specificity factor subunit 6 isoform X2, translating to MADGVDHIDIYADVGEEFNQEAEYGGHDQIDLYDDVISPSANNGDAPEDRDYMDSLPPSVGDDVGKGAAPNVVYTYTGKRIALYIGNLTWWTTDEDLTEAVHSLGVNDILEIKFFENRANGQSKGFALVGVGSEASSKKLMDLLPKRELHGQNPVVTPCNKQFLSQFEMQSRKTTQSGQMSGEGKAGPPGGSSRAAFPPSNRGRGRFPGAIPGGDRFPGPAGPGGPPPPFPAGQTPPRPPLGPPGPPGPPGPPPPGQVLPPPLAGPPNRGDRPPPPVLFPGQPFGQPPLGPLPPGPPPPVPGYGPPPGPPPPQQGPPPPPGPFPPRPPGPLGPPLTLAPPPHLPGPPPGAPPPAPHVNPAFFPPPANSGIPTSDSRGPPPTDPYGRPPPYDRGDYGPPGRRFTGNNMSIREKLHIPFYGRHTKNNTQNSGREMDAARTPLSEAEFEEIMNRNRAISSSAISRAVSDASAGDYGSAIETLVTAISLIKQSKVSADDRCKVLISSLQDCLHGIESKSYGSGSRRERSRERDHSRSREKSRRHKSRSRDRHDDYYRERSRERERHRDRDRDRDRERDREREYRHR from the exons gaggCTGAATATGGTGGGCATGATCAAATTGATTTATATGATGATGTAATTTCTCCATCTGCAAATAATGGAGATGCTCCAGAGGATCGCGATTACATGGATTCTCTTCCGCCATCTGTTGGGGATGATGTAGGTAAAGGAGCTGCACCAAATGTTGTCTATACATATACTGGAAAGAGAATTGCCTTGTACATTGGAAATCTCACTTGG tggaCAACAGATGAAGACTTAACTGAAGCAGTTCATTCACTGGGGGTAAATGACATTTTGGAGATAAAATTTTTTGAAAATCGTGCTAATGGCCAGTCTAAAGG gtTTGCCCTTGTGGGTGTGGGATCGGAAGCATCCTCCAAAAAGCTGATGGATTTGTTGCCTAAAAGAGAATTGCATGGGCAGAATCCTGTTGTAACTCCGTGTAATAAACAGTTTCTGAGTCAATTTGAAATGCAGTCAAGGAAAA CCACACAGTCTGGTCAGATGTCTGGGGAAGGTAAAGCTGGTCCCCCAGGAGGAAGCTCACGAGCAGCATTTCCACCTAGCAACAGAGGTCGGGGCCGTTTTCCAGGTGCCATTCCAGGTGGAGACAGATTCCCTGgaccagcagggccaggagggccACCACCACCTTTCCCAG ctGGACAAACTCCCCCACGTCCACCCTTAGGTCCTCCTGGCCCACCAGGCCCACCAGGCCCTCCACCACCTGGTCAGGTCCTCCCACCTCCATTAGCTGGACCTCCTAATCGTGGTGATCGTCCACCACCACCAGTTCTGTTTCCAGGACAGCCTTTTGGTCAGCCTCCACTTGGGCCTCTTCCTCCAGGCCCTCCACCACCAGTTCCAGGCTATGGGCCACCACCAGGTCCACCACCACCTCAGCAGGGTCCACCTCCACCTCCGGGTCCATTTCCCCCTCGTCCACCTGGCCCTCTAGGGCCACCCCTGACTCTTGCTCCTCCTCCACATCTCCCTGGGCCACCGCCAGGTGCTCCACCACCGGCACCACATGTGAATCCAGCTTTCTTCCCCCCACCTGCCAATAGTGGCATACCCACTTCAGACAGCCGTGGCCCACCTCCGACAGATCCGTATGGCCGACCTCCACCGTATGACAGAGGTGACTATGGGCCACCTGGAAG GCGTTTCACTGGAAATAACATGTCCATAAGAGAAAAATTACATATTCCATTCTATGGGAGGCACACGAAAAATAATACTCAAAACTCAGGGAG AGAAATGGATGCTGCGAGGACACCTTtaagtgaagcagaatttgaAGAAATCATGAATAGAAATAGGGCAATCTCAAGCAGTGCCATTTCAAGAGCTGTATCAGATGCCAGTGCTG ggGACTATGGAAGTGCTATAGAGACCTTGGTAACTGCGATTTCCTTAATCAAACAGTCCAAAGTATCTGCAGATGATCGCTGCAAAGTACTCATTAGCTCTCTTCAGGACTGCCTTCATGGAATTGAGTCTAAGTCTTATGGTTCTGGATCCAG ACGTGAGCGATCCAGAGAGAGGGACCACAGTAGGTCACGAGAAAAAAGTAGGCGGCACAAATCACGTAGTAGAGACCGTCACGATGACTATTACCGGGAAAGGAGCCGTGAGAGAGAGAGGCACCGCGATCGTGACAGAGATCGGGACAGAGAAcgagacagagagagagaatatCGTCACCGTTAA
- the CPSF6 gene encoding cleavage and polyadenylation specificity factor subunit 6 isoform X1: protein MADGVDHIDIYADVGEEFNQEAEYGGHDQIDLYDDVISPSANNGDAPEDRDYMDSLPPSVGDDVGKGAAPNVVYTYTGKRIALYIGNLTWWTTDEDLTEAVHSLGVNDILEIKFFENRANGQSKGFALVGVGSEASSKKLMDLLPKRELHGQNPVVTPCNKQFLSQFEMQSRKTTQSGQMSGEGKAGPPGGSSRAAFPPSNRGRGRFPGAIPGGDRFPGPAGPGGPPPPFPAGQTPPRPPLGPPGPPGPPGPPPPGQVLPPPLAGPPNRGDRPPPPVLFPGQPFGQPPLGPLPPGPPPPVPGYGPPPGPPPPQQGPPPPPGPFPPRPPGPLGPPLTLAPPPHLPGPPPGAPPPAPHVNPAFFPPPANSGIPTSDSRGPPPTDPYGRPPPYDRGDYGPPGRRFTGNNMSIREKLHIPFYGRHTKNNTQNSGREMDAARTPLSEAEFEEIMNRNRAISSSAISRAVSDASAGDYGSAIETLVTAISLIKQSKVSADDRCKVLISSLQDCLHGIESKSYGSGSRRRERSRERDHSRSREKSRRHKSRSRDRHDDYYRERSRERERHRDRDRDRDRERDREREYRHR from the exons gaggCTGAATATGGTGGGCATGATCAAATTGATTTATATGATGATGTAATTTCTCCATCTGCAAATAATGGAGATGCTCCAGAGGATCGCGATTACATGGATTCTCTTCCGCCATCTGTTGGGGATGATGTAGGTAAAGGAGCTGCACCAAATGTTGTCTATACATATACTGGAAAGAGAATTGCCTTGTACATTGGAAATCTCACTTGG tggaCAACAGATGAAGACTTAACTGAAGCAGTTCATTCACTGGGGGTAAATGACATTTTGGAGATAAAATTTTTTGAAAATCGTGCTAATGGCCAGTCTAAAGG gtTTGCCCTTGTGGGTGTGGGATCGGAAGCATCCTCCAAAAAGCTGATGGATTTGTTGCCTAAAAGAGAATTGCATGGGCAGAATCCTGTTGTAACTCCGTGTAATAAACAGTTTCTGAGTCAATTTGAAATGCAGTCAAGGAAAA CCACACAGTCTGGTCAGATGTCTGGGGAAGGTAAAGCTGGTCCCCCAGGAGGAAGCTCACGAGCAGCATTTCCACCTAGCAACAGAGGTCGGGGCCGTTTTCCAGGTGCCATTCCAGGTGGAGACAGATTCCCTGgaccagcagggccaggagggccACCACCACCTTTCCCAG ctGGACAAACTCCCCCACGTCCACCCTTAGGTCCTCCTGGCCCACCAGGCCCACCAGGCCCTCCACCACCTGGTCAGGTCCTCCCACCTCCATTAGCTGGACCTCCTAATCGTGGTGATCGTCCACCACCACCAGTTCTGTTTCCAGGACAGCCTTTTGGTCAGCCTCCACTTGGGCCTCTTCCTCCAGGCCCTCCACCACCAGTTCCAGGCTATGGGCCACCACCAGGTCCACCACCACCTCAGCAGGGTCCACCTCCACCTCCGGGTCCATTTCCCCCTCGTCCACCTGGCCCTCTAGGGCCACCCCTGACTCTTGCTCCTCCTCCACATCTCCCTGGGCCACCGCCAGGTGCTCCACCACCGGCACCACATGTGAATCCAGCTTTCTTCCCCCCACCTGCCAATAGTGGCATACCCACTTCAGACAGCCGTGGCCCACCTCCGACAGATCCGTATGGCCGACCTCCACCGTATGACAGAGGTGACTATGGGCCACCTGGAAG GCGTTTCACTGGAAATAACATGTCCATAAGAGAAAAATTACATATTCCATTCTATGGGAGGCACACGAAAAATAATACTCAAAACTCAGGGAG AGAAATGGATGCTGCGAGGACACCTTtaagtgaagcagaatttgaAGAAATCATGAATAGAAATAGGGCAATCTCAAGCAGTGCCATTTCAAGAGCTGTATCAGATGCCAGTGCTG ggGACTATGGAAGTGCTATAGAGACCTTGGTAACTGCGATTTCCTTAATCAAACAGTCCAAAGTATCTGCAGATGATCGCTGCAAAGTACTCATTAGCTCTCTTCAGGACTGCCTTCATGGAATTGAGTCTAAGTCTTATGGTTCTGGATCCAG aAGACGTGAGCGATCCAGAGAGAGGGACCACAGTAGGTCACGAGAAAAAAGTAGGCGGCACAAATCACGTAGTAGAGACCGTCACGATGACTATTACCGGGAAAGGAGCCGTGAGAGAGAGAGGCACCGCGATCGTGACAGAGATCGGGACAGAGAAcgagacagagagagagaatatCGTCACCGTTAA
- the CPSF6 gene encoding cleavage and polyadenylation specificity factor subunit 6 isoform X3 produces MADGVDHIDIYADVGEEFNQEAEYGGHDQIDLYDDVISPSANNGDAPEDRDYMDSLPPSVGDDVGKGAAPNVVYTYTGKRIALYIGNLTWWTTDEDLTEAVHSLGVNDILEIKFFENRANGQSKGFALVGVGSEASSKKLMDLLPKRELHGQNPVVTPCNKQFLSQFEMQSRKTTQSGQMSGEGKAGPPGGSSRAAFPPSNRGRGRFPGAIPGGDRFPGPAGPGGPPPPFPAGQTPPRPPLGPPGPPGPPGPPPPGQVLPPPLAGPPNRGDRPPPPVLFPGQPFGQPPLGPLPPGPPPPVPGYGPPPGPPPPQQGPPPPPGPFPPRPPGPLGPPLTLAPPPHLPGPPPGAPPPAPHVNPAFFPPPANSGIPTSDSRGPPPTDPYGRPPPYDRGDYGPPGREMDAARTPLSEAEFEEIMNRNRAISSSAISRAVSDASAGDYGSAIETLVTAISLIKQSKVSADDRCKVLISSLQDCLHGIESKSYGSGSRRRERSRERDHSRSREKSRRHKSRSRDRHDDYYRERSRERERHRDRDRDRDRERDREREYRHR; encoded by the exons gaggCTGAATATGGTGGGCATGATCAAATTGATTTATATGATGATGTAATTTCTCCATCTGCAAATAATGGAGATGCTCCAGAGGATCGCGATTACATGGATTCTCTTCCGCCATCTGTTGGGGATGATGTAGGTAAAGGAGCTGCACCAAATGTTGTCTATACATATACTGGAAAGAGAATTGCCTTGTACATTGGAAATCTCACTTGG tggaCAACAGATGAAGACTTAACTGAAGCAGTTCATTCACTGGGGGTAAATGACATTTTGGAGATAAAATTTTTTGAAAATCGTGCTAATGGCCAGTCTAAAGG gtTTGCCCTTGTGGGTGTGGGATCGGAAGCATCCTCCAAAAAGCTGATGGATTTGTTGCCTAAAAGAGAATTGCATGGGCAGAATCCTGTTGTAACTCCGTGTAATAAACAGTTTCTGAGTCAATTTGAAATGCAGTCAAGGAAAA CCACACAGTCTGGTCAGATGTCTGGGGAAGGTAAAGCTGGTCCCCCAGGAGGAAGCTCACGAGCAGCATTTCCACCTAGCAACAGAGGTCGGGGCCGTTTTCCAGGTGCCATTCCAGGTGGAGACAGATTCCCTGgaccagcagggccaggagggccACCACCACCTTTCCCAG ctGGACAAACTCCCCCACGTCCACCCTTAGGTCCTCCTGGCCCACCAGGCCCACCAGGCCCTCCACCACCTGGTCAGGTCCTCCCACCTCCATTAGCTGGACCTCCTAATCGTGGTGATCGTCCACCACCACCAGTTCTGTTTCCAGGACAGCCTTTTGGTCAGCCTCCACTTGGGCCTCTTCCTCCAGGCCCTCCACCACCAGTTCCAGGCTATGGGCCACCACCAGGTCCACCACCACCTCAGCAGGGTCCACCTCCACCTCCGGGTCCATTTCCCCCTCGTCCACCTGGCCCTCTAGGGCCACCCCTGACTCTTGCTCCTCCTCCACATCTCCCTGGGCCACCGCCAGGTGCTCCACCACCGGCACCACATGTGAATCCAGCTTTCTTCCCCCCACCTGCCAATAGTGGCATACCCACTTCAGACAGCCGTGGCCCACCTCCGACAGATCCGTATGGCCGACCTCCACCGTATGACAGAGGTGACTATGGGCCACCTGGAAG AGAAATGGATGCTGCGAGGACACCTTtaagtgaagcagaatttgaAGAAATCATGAATAGAAATAGGGCAATCTCAAGCAGTGCCATTTCAAGAGCTGTATCAGATGCCAGTGCTG ggGACTATGGAAGTGCTATAGAGACCTTGGTAACTGCGATTTCCTTAATCAAACAGTCCAAAGTATCTGCAGATGATCGCTGCAAAGTACTCATTAGCTCTCTTCAGGACTGCCTTCATGGAATTGAGTCTAAGTCTTATGGTTCTGGATCCAG aAGACGTGAGCGATCCAGAGAGAGGGACCACAGTAGGTCACGAGAAAAAAGTAGGCGGCACAAATCACGTAGTAGAGACCGTCACGATGACTATTACCGGGAAAGGAGCCGTGAGAGAGAGAGGCACCGCGATCGTGACAGAGATCGGGACAGAGAAcgagacagagagagagaatatCGTCACCGTTAA
- the CPSF6 gene encoding cleavage and polyadenylation specificity factor subunit 6 isoform X4, translated as MADGVDHIDIYADVGEEFNQEAEYGGHDQIDLYDDVISPSANNGDAPEDRDYMDSLPPSVGDDVGKGAAPNVVYTYTGKRIALYIGNLTWWTTDEDLTEAVHSLGVNDILEIKFFENRANGQSKGFALVGVGSEASSKKLMDLLPKRELHGQNPVVTPCNKQFLSQFEMQSRKTTQSGQMSGEGKAGPPGGSSRAAFPPSNRGRGRFPGAIPGGDRFPGPAGPGGPPPPFPAGQTPPRPPLGPPGPPGPPGPPPPGQVLPPPLAGPPNRGDRPPPPVLFPGQPFGQPPLGPLPPGPPPPVPGYGPPPGPPPPQQGPPPPPGPFPPRPPGPLGPPLTLAPPPHLPGPPPGAPPPAPHVNPAFFPPPANSGIPTSDSRGPPPTDPYGRPPPYDRGDYGPPGREMDAARTPLSEAEFEEIMNRNRAISSSAISRAVSDASAGDYGSAIETLVTAISLIKQSKVSADDRCKVLISSLQDCLHGIESKSYGSGSRRERSRERDHSRSREKSRRHKSRSRDRHDDYYRERSRERERHRDRDRDRDRERDREREYRHR; from the exons gaggCTGAATATGGTGGGCATGATCAAATTGATTTATATGATGATGTAATTTCTCCATCTGCAAATAATGGAGATGCTCCAGAGGATCGCGATTACATGGATTCTCTTCCGCCATCTGTTGGGGATGATGTAGGTAAAGGAGCTGCACCAAATGTTGTCTATACATATACTGGAAAGAGAATTGCCTTGTACATTGGAAATCTCACTTGG tggaCAACAGATGAAGACTTAACTGAAGCAGTTCATTCACTGGGGGTAAATGACATTTTGGAGATAAAATTTTTTGAAAATCGTGCTAATGGCCAGTCTAAAGG gtTTGCCCTTGTGGGTGTGGGATCGGAAGCATCCTCCAAAAAGCTGATGGATTTGTTGCCTAAAAGAGAATTGCATGGGCAGAATCCTGTTGTAACTCCGTGTAATAAACAGTTTCTGAGTCAATTTGAAATGCAGTCAAGGAAAA CCACACAGTCTGGTCAGATGTCTGGGGAAGGTAAAGCTGGTCCCCCAGGAGGAAGCTCACGAGCAGCATTTCCACCTAGCAACAGAGGTCGGGGCCGTTTTCCAGGTGCCATTCCAGGTGGAGACAGATTCCCTGgaccagcagggccaggagggccACCACCACCTTTCCCAG ctGGACAAACTCCCCCACGTCCACCCTTAGGTCCTCCTGGCCCACCAGGCCCACCAGGCCCTCCACCACCTGGTCAGGTCCTCCCACCTCCATTAGCTGGACCTCCTAATCGTGGTGATCGTCCACCACCACCAGTTCTGTTTCCAGGACAGCCTTTTGGTCAGCCTCCACTTGGGCCTCTTCCTCCAGGCCCTCCACCACCAGTTCCAGGCTATGGGCCACCACCAGGTCCACCACCACCTCAGCAGGGTCCACCTCCACCTCCGGGTCCATTTCCCCCTCGTCCACCTGGCCCTCTAGGGCCACCCCTGACTCTTGCTCCTCCTCCACATCTCCCTGGGCCACCGCCAGGTGCTCCACCACCGGCACCACATGTGAATCCAGCTTTCTTCCCCCCACCTGCCAATAGTGGCATACCCACTTCAGACAGCCGTGGCCCACCTCCGACAGATCCGTATGGCCGACCTCCACCGTATGACAGAGGTGACTATGGGCCACCTGGAAG AGAAATGGATGCTGCGAGGACACCTTtaagtgaagcagaatttgaAGAAATCATGAATAGAAATAGGGCAATCTCAAGCAGTGCCATTTCAAGAGCTGTATCAGATGCCAGTGCTG ggGACTATGGAAGTGCTATAGAGACCTTGGTAACTGCGATTTCCTTAATCAAACAGTCCAAAGTATCTGCAGATGATCGCTGCAAAGTACTCATTAGCTCTCTTCAGGACTGCCTTCATGGAATTGAGTCTAAGTCTTATGGTTCTGGATCCAG ACGTGAGCGATCCAGAGAGAGGGACCACAGTAGGTCACGAGAAAAAAGTAGGCGGCACAAATCACGTAGTAGAGACCGTCACGATGACTATTACCGGGAAAGGAGCCGTGAGAGAGAGAGGCACCGCGATCGTGACAGAGATCGGGACAGAGAAcgagacagagagagagaatatCGTCACCGTTAA